The following are encoded together in the Candidatus Margulisiibacteriota bacterium genome:
- the acpS gene encoding holo-ACP synthase gives MIKGIGIDIIEIDRIRSAVETYGEKFLARVFTAREISYCWRSKAYRIPELAVRFAAKEAYSKALGTGITGFGRRNSGVSWQDIEIVNNVQGKPLISFKGMLADKAQVSLSHSRDYAVATVYVEE, from the coding sequence ATGATCAAAGGGATCGGCATAGATATTATCGAGATCGACCGGATCAGGTCGGCGGTCGAGACTTACGGCGAAAAATTCCTGGCGCGGGTCTTTACCGCCCGGGAGATCAGCTATTGCTGGCGCAGTAAAGCCTACCGGATCCCGGAACTGGCGGTCCGTTTTGCCGCTAAAGAAGCTTATTCCAAAGCGCTGGGGACAGGGATCACCGGGTTTGGCCGGCGGAACAGCGGGGTCAGCTGGCAGGACATCGAGATCGTCAATAATGTTCAGGGGAAACCGTTGATCTCCTTTAAAGGGATGCTGGCCGACAAAGCTCAAGTCAGCCTGTCGCACAGCCGCGATTACGCGGTCGCTACCGTATATGTTGAAGAGTGA
- a CDS encoding NAD(P)H-hydrate dehydratase: MLKSEIKKVLPKRHPGTHKGDYGRVLIVAGSKGMLGAGVLAARAALRAGAGVVYWAVPDDLVNLANTITPEIIVIQHKQITEIKVDVVAIGPGLGTSEQTKKLLSLVVSLPAGKAGRQSLVVIDADALNVIAKHPQLLPKDKNKDKNILTPHPGEMSRLLGQSVASIQADRPAAAKLAAAKFNAIVVLKGDKTVVANPQGKVYLNNTGNPGMGTAGSGDVLTGLIAGLLGQVPSAYEAAQIGVYLHGLAGDLAAKEKGEVSLIASDLVDYVPAAVLRNS, from the coding sequence ATGTTGAAGAGTGAAATAAAAAAAGTCCTGCCTAAAAGACACCCGGGGACCCACAAGGGTGATTACGGCCGCGTCCTGATCGTGGCCGGTTCAAAAGGGATGCTGGGCGCGGGAGTTTTGGCCGCGCGCGCCGCTTTGCGGGCCGGCGCAGGAGTCGTCTATTGGGCCGTGCCGGACGATCTGGTCAACTTAGCCAACACCATCACGCCGGAAATCATTGTCATCCAGCATAAACAGATCACAGAAATAAAAGTTGATGTTGTCGCTATCGGTCCAGGTTTGGGAACATCGGAGCAAACCAAAAAACTTTTGTCGTTAGTCGTTAGCCTGCCTGCCGGCAAGGCAGGTCGTCAGTCGTTAGTTGTTATTGACGCTGATGCCTTGAACGTTATTGCCAAGCACCCCCAACTTTTGCCCAAGGACAAGAACAAGGACAAGAATATATTGACCCCCCACCCAGGCGAAATGTCCCGTCTCCTTGGACAAAGCGTTGCTTCGATCCAGGCTGACCGCCCGGCTGCGGCTAAATTGGCAGCAGCCAAGTTCAACGCGATCGTGGTACTCAAGGGAGATAAAACGGTCGTGGCTAACCCGCAGGGGAAGGTTTACTTGAACAACACTGGCAATCCCGGTATGGGGACGGCCGGCTCGGGTGACGTTCTAACCGGGCTGATCGCCGGTTTGCTCGGACAAGTCCCGTCCGCTTATGAGGCCGCCCAGATCGGCGTCTATCTGCACGGGCTGGCGGGCGACCTGGCGGCTAAAGAGAAAGGCGAGGTCAGCTTGATCGCTTCCGACCTTGTCGACTACGTTCCGGCTGCTGTATTACGTAACTCGTAA